The Thalassotalea psychrophila genome window below encodes:
- a CDS encoding S8 family serine peptidase, which produces MKFNLSKIISACSLVLASTGVSAETKQLEHAYQLGRFVEDNAVKIPFRTLNNSEVSSSTLDIDKLVRKHLSNEYFIILQDQPLASYRGGVNNLAPTNVLASKGSNTTSQGKLDTKSLASKKYKNYLANKQNETQFHLNLRLQRDVEIGSTYQTALNGFTATLSPSEAILVSQLPNVIAVGKAGIAEIQTDSGPGYSGAKNVWQGTETAGGNKGEGMVIGIIDSGIGSFLEPVVDITDLSNLPPFHPSFADKVDEDGDGEIDYDHVNPMPNAESSSGYYGDCVDSPGWCNDKLIGVVPFGHLKKVLTFVRDEENTFMRVRDLQRSETGQDSNGHGTHVASTAAGNVVRNIKTEGVLGGFLPEVYQHDFVYEQISGVAPHANIIAYKACDSGGYCYQQYAIDAIEHAIEVGVDVINYSVGSTPASPWYDWVSLAYLNAREAGVSVAASAGNNGASGKGTMRTPGNAPWLMGVAAVTHDRAFDKKQVTLSGGAVDFELETNVLIGESATQGLPATDVVYAADVESAEAVDDFEMAGSCGIDSIPAEAVAGKVVICNRGGVSLDGPLSRAVKSHNLSLVGAAGMILINTNDSGTNLASDFHTIPSAHLDKKDGKLLLDWLDEGEGHQVAISASHLVSSQTFEEHEDFSGIITGFSSQGPDRFSGDYLVPDIAAPGQDILAGGLGHNMKEFTLNLKNTTDQDFRYISGTSMASPHVAGMMLLIKAERPEWNPAELQSALMLTAGTYAKFVGPVEQKKQTFTPAALHSSGAGIARVDLAIETGLVLNETSAGYLAADPFGDIAFLQMPTEPGEAEQGEDENIRNVRDLIKELPAGWHGKPGKMNIASMSKGACIGECQWTRTLTATKDADWTVSYSYTTEGMTLTSDLDGQTISLTAGEEFDITVTASVNEELDSSWSDGRVHLTPSNPSIPAVSMPVTVNFVAGSAPELVEINTNRNVGSVIVDDVVSIGTSDLTVMTSNLEAGIEYNVSLKRSNLPDYLREETDVSAYFMPINLPAGTDRVVVEILETSSPDIDVYMGKDFNANGYADRQEWNRIHLWAATPVALEKLDYALPSHGDYWLMLHNYGNQFNNEERDEFDPQQASKIDNIKFVVSVVKDEFEADEDDKDDALKAKAPKDNYPHSDIPVTISWNKEMREKTHYYGAMVLGSSEELIGNLGWVNIDLYRDQDDVKLRLLDKSAGLASYNIHFMANTSDIEQTYQMTMELVDGATFESMQISADPENNADGTKGQDFTYNQEDNTFTWEYKQGANAGAETVTVVFDYTNVEGYSDITPYVTSQLNEEEEPQLALAAPEMVKGAPIFTVAASDSLVEEGQLVTLTSTLVDGVIDGAPITYDWQQTSGPVVSVTNNETSISFNVVKTKEAITFRLIGNNSERDSKPIETSVYVEQEEQGSGGSTGMAWFALALMTLFIRRQQAQK; this is translated from the coding sequence GTGAAATTTAACTTAAGTAAAATAATTTCGGCCTGTTCACTGGTACTTGCCAGTACCGGCGTGAGCGCTGAAACTAAACAGCTTGAACACGCTTACCAATTGGGTAGGTTTGTAGAAGATAATGCTGTAAAAATACCGTTTAGAACGCTAAATAATAGCGAAGTTAGTTCATCAACTCTTGATATTGACAAACTTGTTCGTAAACATTTAAGTAATGAATATTTCATTATCTTACAAGACCAACCTCTGGCCAGTTATCGTGGTGGGGTCAATAACCTTGCACCGACGAATGTTCTTGCCAGTAAAGGCAGCAATACTACTAGCCAGGGAAAATTAGATACCAAAAGTTTGGCCTCTAAAAAATATAAAAACTATTTGGCCAATAAGCAAAATGAAACCCAATTTCACCTTAATTTGCGTTTACAACGCGATGTTGAAATTGGCTCGACTTACCAAACGGCACTAAATGGTTTTACTGCAACATTATCGCCTTCAGAAGCCATATTAGTGAGTCAGCTGCCAAACGTTATTGCCGTGGGCAAAGCGGGTATTGCTGAAATTCAAACAGACAGTGGCCCAGGTTACTCTGGGGCAAAAAACGTATGGCAAGGCACCGAGACAGCAGGCGGAAATAAAGGCGAGGGTATGGTCATCGGTATCATTGACTCTGGCATAGGTTCGTTTTTAGAGCCGGTAGTAGATATTACTGATCTTAGTAATTTGCCACCATTTCATCCATCTTTTGCCGATAAAGTAGATGAAGACGGCGATGGTGAGATTGATTATGACCATGTTAATCCTATGCCTAATGCTGAATCTAGCTCTGGCTATTATGGTGACTGTGTCGATAGCCCTGGCTGGTGTAATGATAAGTTAATTGGCGTCGTGCCATTTGGCCACTTGAAAAAAGTTCTTACTTTTGTCAGGGATGAAGAAAATACCTTCATGCGAGTACGTGATTTGCAACGTTCAGAAACCGGTCAGGATTCAAACGGCCATGGTACTCATGTGGCGTCAACTGCGGCGGGTAACGTGGTTCGAAATATAAAAACTGAAGGAGTACTAGGTGGCTTTCTACCAGAAGTGTATCAACACGATTTTGTGTATGAGCAAATTTCTGGCGTTGCCCCACACGCAAATATTATTGCTTATAAAGCCTGTGACTCTGGTGGTTACTGTTATCAACAATATGCCATTGATGCCATCGAACATGCGATAGAAGTTGGTGTCGATGTTATCAATTATTCTGTTGGCAGTACGCCAGCGTCACCATGGTATGACTGGGTGTCACTGGCGTATTTAAATGCTCGTGAAGCAGGTGTCAGTGTTGCTGCATCAGCAGGAAATAATGGCGCTAGTGGTAAAGGCACCATGCGTACCCCAGGTAATGCTCCTTGGTTAATGGGGGTTGCCGCGGTAACTCATGACCGAGCGTTCGATAAAAAACAAGTAACCTTATCGGGCGGGGCTGTTGATTTTGAACTAGAAACTAACGTTCTTATCGGTGAAAGTGCAACTCAAGGTTTGCCAGCTACTGATGTTGTATATGCTGCTGATGTTGAGTCTGCAGAAGCCGTAGATGATTTTGAAATGGCCGGCTCTTGTGGCATCGATTCAATTCCAGCAGAAGCCGTTGCCGGAAAAGTTGTGATCTGTAACCGTGGCGGTGTTTCTCTAGATGGCCCGTTAAGTCGTGCAGTAAAAAGTCATAACTTGTCGCTAGTTGGCGCAGCTGGGATGATATTAATCAACACCAATGATTCAGGAACTAATCTTGCTTCTGATTTTCATACCATTCCATCGGCGCATCTTGATAAAAAAGACGGAAAATTATTACTTGACTGGTTAGATGAAGGTGAAGGGCATCAGGTTGCTATCAGTGCATCGCACTTAGTAAGCAGTCAAACATTTGAAGAGCATGAAGATTTCAGTGGCATCATCACCGGCTTTTCATCGCAAGGTCCCGATCGTTTTAGCGGTGATTATCTGGTACCAGATATAGCAGCACCTGGTCAGGATATTCTTGCTGGTGGCTTAGGTCATAACATGAAGGAATTTACTCTTAATTTAAAAAACACTACTGATCAAGATTTTAGGTATATTTCCGGTACGTCGATGGCGTCACCGCATGTTGCGGGTATGATGTTATTAATAAAAGCTGAGCGCCCAGAGTGGAACCCGGCCGAGTTGCAATCAGCGTTAATGCTTACGGCTGGCACCTACGCTAAATTTGTCGGCCCGGTGGAGCAGAAAAAGCAAACATTTACTCCGGCAGCATTGCATTCATCAGGGGCTGGTATTGCTCGAGTTGATTTAGCCATTGAAACGGGTTTGGTGTTGAACGAAACCTCTGCAGGGTATTTAGCCGCGGATCCCTTTGGTGATATTGCCTTTTTACAAATGCCGACAGAGCCAGGTGAGGCTGAACAAGGCGAAGATGAAAATATTCGTAATGTTCGTGACCTTATTAAGGAGCTGCCAGCCGGCTGGCACGGTAAACCAGGTAAAATGAACATTGCCAGTATGTCAAAAGGCGCCTGTATTGGTGAGTGTCAATGGACTCGTACATTAACGGCGACCAAAGATGCTGATTGGACCGTATCTTATAGTTACACCACAGAAGGCATGACGCTAACCAGTGATCTTGATGGCCAGACTATTTCATTAACCGCAGGTGAAGAATTTGATATTACCGTAACCGCCAGTGTTAACGAAGAGCTTGATAGCTCATGGTCTGATGGTCGTGTGCATTTAACCCCGTCAAACCCAAGTATTCCGGCGGTATCTATGCCGGTTACCGTAAACTTTGTTGCCGGTAGTGCGCCAGAATTGGTGGAAATAAATACTAATCGTAATGTTGGCAGCGTAATTGTTGATGATGTTGTGTCTATTGGTACCAGCGATTTAACGGTGATGACTTCAAATTTAGAAGCAGGCATTGAATATAATGTGTCATTAAAGCGCTCGAATTTACCCGATTACCTCAGAGAAGAAACCGATGTTTCGGCATACTTTATGCCAATTAACTTGCCTGCTGGCACTGATCGTGTGGTGGTAGAAATTCTTGAAACATCATCACCTGACATCGATGTGTACATGGGCAAGGACTTCAATGCAAACGGCTATGCTGATCGTCAGGAGTGGAATCGAATTCACTTATGGGCTGCTACGCCAGTAGCGCTTGAAAAGCTAGATTATGCCTTACCGTCACATGGCGATTACTGGTTGATGCTGCATAACTATGGTAATCAGTTTAATAACGAAGAACGAGATGAGTTTGATCCACAGCAAGCAAGTAAGATTGATAACATCAAGTTTGTGGTTAGTGTTGTTAAAGATGAGTTTGAAGCCGATGAAGATGACAAGGATGATGCGTTAAAAGCGAAAGCACCGAAAGATAATTATCCACATTCTGATATTCCAGTGACTATCTCTTGGAATAAAGAGATGCGTGAAAAAACACATTATTACGGTGCTATGGTTCTGGGGAGCTCGGAAGAACTGATTGGTAATTTAGGTTGGGTCAACATTGACTTGTACCGTGATCAAGATGATGTGAAATTACGCTTATTAGATAAAAGCGCAGGTTTAGCGTCGTACAACATCCACTTTATGGCAAATACCTCAGACATTGAGCAAACTTACCAAATGACGATGGAACTTGTTGACGGGGCTACATTTGAAAGTATGCAAATTAGTGCTGACCCTGAAAACAATGCCGATGGCACCAAAGGTCAAGACTTTACTTATAACCAGGAAGATAACACGTTTACCTGGGAGTATAAGCAAGGCGCTAATGCAGGCGCTGAAACTGTCACTGTTGTATTTGATTACACCAACGTTGAAGGCTATAGCGACATAACGCCTTATGTCACATCACAACTCAATGAAGAAGAAGAGCCTCAGCTGGCGTTAGCAGCACCTGAGATGGTAAAAGGCGCGCCAATTTTCACCGTTGCAGCATCTGATTCATTGGTCGAGGAAGGTCAGCTAGTTACCTTAACTTCAACATTAGTTGATGGGGTTATCGATGGCGCGCCAATCACCTATGACTGGCAGCAAACCTCTGGCCCCGTTGTGAGTGTTACCAATAACGAAACCAGCATCAGCTTTAATGTTGTCAAAACCAAAGAAGCCATCACCTTTCGTTTAATTGGTAACAATTCTGAACGAGATTCAAAACCAATTGAAACGTCTGTTTATGTAGAACAAGAAGAGCAAGGCTCTGGTGGTAGTACTGGTATGGCCTGGTTTGCACTTGCCTTGATGACCCTATTTATCCGTCGTCAACAAGCACAGAAATAA
- a CDS encoding LysR family transcriptional regulator — protein MRSISQQLARIDLNLLVTLLVLLEENNVSRTAEKLFVSQPAISRALQKLRAIFNDPLFIREANGLRPTKRALQLKQPLNLLLSQIHDLLEEEDFNAASCQQSFIISIPSLMSYSLMLPVLDIIAKQAPNIIISQQPSSVDQSKHLAAGTLDFSIYVKPTPGDQFNSTFLGNAYPAIFASKNHPLMKCKNITVEDCLKYKFVDFSLDSHTGSDIQNPALKFIEDNQLTRQVAFRGGQLGLLAQTMKKNDYLLIGAHYLMDQSLFSNDFKKVYLFNDEKYAVPTYLNDHSITHNSSAHQWLKQLLIDKTSQIISRTER, from the coding sequence ATGCGCTCAATATCACAACAACTGGCAAGAATTGATTTAAACCTATTGGTCACACTATTAGTATTACTTGAAGAGAATAACGTTAGTCGCACCGCAGAAAAGCTTTTTGTCTCTCAACCGGCCATCAGTAGAGCTCTACAAAAGTTACGAGCTATATTCAATGATCCGTTATTTATTAGAGAAGCTAATGGATTACGGCCAACAAAAAGAGCGTTGCAGTTAAAGCAACCACTTAACTTATTATTAAGCCAAATTCACGATTTGTTAGAAGAAGAAGATTTCAATGCGGCTAGTTGCCAACAATCATTTATAATATCAATTCCCAGCTTGATGAGTTATTCATTAATGTTGCCGGTATTAGATATTATCGCAAAGCAAGCGCCAAATATTATCATTTCACAACAGCCATCTTCTGTTGATCAATCTAAACATCTGGCAGCGGGTACACTAGATTTTTCCATTTATGTTAAACCAACACCGGGCGATCAATTTAATTCCACATTTTTAGGCAATGCTTACCCGGCAATTTTTGCAAGTAAAAATCATCCACTAATGAAGTGTAAGAACATTACCGTTGAAGATTGCCTAAAGTATAAATTTGTTGATTTTAGCCTAGACTCTCATACTGGATCAGACATACAAAACCCAGCATTGAAATTTATTGAAGATAACCAACTCACAAGACAAGTGGCATTTAGGGGAGGACAATTAGGCTTGCTGGCACAAACGATGAAAAAAAATGATTATTTACTAATTGGTGCGCATTATTTAATGGATCAGTCACTTTTTAGTAATGACTTTAAAAAAGTATATTTATTTAACGATGAAAAATATGCTGTGCCTACTTATTTAAACGACCACAGTATTACTCATAATAGCAGTGCTCACCAATGGCTAAAACAATTACTGATAGATAAAACCTCACAAATCATTAGCCGTACTGAAAGGTAA
- a CDS encoding DUF1254 domain-containing protein — MKKLVLSTLAIAATLSTSVFANDLRVTRDNFVQAETSKYYAVTLMKAGGVNKFKHYLVPPETESQPIVRMNRDTLYSTAVLDASKGGTITIPEVGDRYVSVHFVDENHISYDMFYGPGTYKVPTSTNFMFVNVRFGLRDINDKNEIAEINKLQKSVVLKMGSANEYVPFNPDLKALAAGTEVIKEELLLDVQKLQLADSAYMFGTPDYTKPEYHLMGVAYGWGGASYKDNIYQYSRFIESEECHATTFPDPKNDGGFWSMTVYNSAGFMYNDKATINSNIAVANKDGTFTVHFGCDGKANNIPTKGHDGSWNVLVRHYTPSARVKDLNIDPSKTIAPVK, encoded by the coding sequence ATGAAGAAGTTAGTTTTATCAACATTGGCAATTGCTGCAACATTATCAACATCAGTGTTTGCAAATGATTTAAGGGTTACTCGCGACAACTTTGTCCAAGCTGAAACCAGTAAGTATTATGCGGTTACGTTAATGAAAGCCGGTGGCGTAAATAAGTTTAAACATTATTTAGTACCACCAGAAACAGAATCACAGCCAATTGTTCGTATGAACCGCGACACTCTTTATAGTACTGCTGTTCTTGATGCTTCTAAAGGTGGCACCATCACTATTCCTGAAGTAGGCGATAGATATGTGTCAGTGCACTTTGTTGATGAAAACCATATTAGCTACGACATGTTTTACGGCCCAGGTACCTATAAAGTACCTACAAGTACAAACTTTATGTTTGTTAATGTGCGATTTGGTTTGCGCGACATTAATGACAAGAATGAAATTGCTGAAATTAACAAGTTACAAAAATCTGTTGTACTAAAAATGGGCAGCGCTAACGAGTATGTACCGTTTAATCCAGACCTTAAAGCCTTAGCTGCTGGTACTGAAGTGATTAAAGAAGAGTTATTACTTGACGTGCAAAAGTTACAACTTGCCGACTCTGCTTATATGTTTGGTACACCAGATTACACCAAACCTGAATATCATCTAATGGGCGTGGCTTATGGATGGGGTGGTGCAAGTTATAAAGATAATATTTATCAGTACTCAAGGTTTATTGAGTCTGAAGAGTGTCATGCAACGACATTCCCTGACCCGAAAAACGACGGTGGTTTCTGGTCAATGACGGTATATAACTCTGCCGGGTTTATGTACAACGATAAAGCCACAATCAACTCGAACATTGCTGTTGCAAATAAAGATGGCACGTTTACCGTACATTTTGGTTGTGATGGTAAAGCGAATAACATCCCAACAAAAGGCCACGATGGCTCATGGAATGTGTTAGTTCGTCATTACACGCCAAGTGCTCGTGTTAAAGACTTGAACATTGATCCTTCAAAAACGATTGCACCCGTTAAGTAA
- a CDS encoding TonB-dependent receptor domain-containing protein, whose translation MRKINILTSSIRAAFVIGVVGSFNVAAFEQDEVASVEVEQVVENESTETVDTEEIEVVEVTGSHIKANALEGVSPVTVITADEMLKKGFSTAYDALKDLTQNTGVVQGAEMAAQGGFTPNAQSLNLRGLGNNQTLVLVNGRRVADYPAPYNGASNFVNLSSIPAAAISRMEILTSGASAIYGSDAIAGVVNIITKKDVEDTTFSARIGTTTEGGGDEGRFQLVTGSVGDDYSVTLALEYQKQDPIFSADRDFMDSVDDGPLERTALDRGIVIVDDMAQRGFYPDDEETEDVDESVKWYRDPTEPRCLASGSGYEYTERVTVADDEDDDDFVWGNYCGVDLSGTKSLRNERETVSLYLSGEYNLTDDTSAYADVMYSQQDAFVRGGFHFVNTKILELLPEGEEGNMAILEEGVIPGDFEGASQYDWRTEQRLFAQHELGYRDSTIEDSALQVNAGFKGVIFDDYDWELAFSRSENTNDRYATLLKEEAVRAMYKGGYNTHTYWYEEQGIEHYDGINTIDLYAPVTQDMRNALLGTQLTAADSYSNTVTGIISGPVMELPAGDMYFALVTEWNQQGYDIELDERTLNDDGNGWDGVTGTEGGGDRERYAVGLELQFPIIDTLSAQLAGRYDEYEDETSDVGGRFTPQVGMEYRPTGDLLFRGNWGKSFRAPDMHRVFATDGGYYTTAYDYSTCEDAYYEQYKDDDGDWDTPVEEMEAYDPAKSPCMAQSAKGNSKGSKTLKEEEGTTYGLGFVWDITETLNVTADWYVVEIEQSVVSESMSGILLNDYYCKVRQTEDEDADNYYPFDAQEREDYTPGSPQCISNAENITRKDGGIAGPQIESVTTSHVNLAKTTVEGIDAKAAYQYSSSFGDWYFNLAWTHTLDSTYQADEESEEIHTRDKWWNKSARSVMNGSVTWVESDLSVTLSGRRIGSIPISNPPKEFSDEDSYYHESVQRLDPYYTFNLTSAYFVSDDFKVSAQVQNVLNEQPPEDVTAYSWPFYNGAYGGAAVGRTVSAEMTYVF comes from the coding sequence GTGAGAAAAATTAATATATTAACCTCAAGCATTCGCGCCGCATTTGTTATTGGTGTCGTTGGGAGTTTTAACGTTGCTGCATTTGAACAAGACGAAGTAGCAAGCGTAGAAGTTGAGCAAGTCGTAGAAAACGAATCAACAGAAACTGTTGATACAGAAGAAATTGAAGTGGTTGAAGTTACCGGTTCACACATCAAGGCAAATGCCCTTGAAGGTGTTAGCCCGGTTACTGTGATCACTGCTGATGAGATGCTTAAAAAAGGCTTTTCAACGGCCTATGATGCATTAAAAGATTTAACGCAAAACACCGGTGTAGTGCAAGGTGCAGAAATGGCCGCGCAAGGTGGCTTTACGCCTAATGCACAATCATTAAACCTACGTGGTTTAGGTAATAACCAAACGTTAGTATTAGTTAATGGCCGCCGTGTTGCTGACTACCCTGCGCCATATAATGGTGCGTCAAACTTTGTTAACTTATCATCTATTCCTGCTGCGGCAATTTCTAGAATGGAAATTTTAACCTCAGGTGCATCAGCTATTTATGGTTCAGATGCAATTGCTGGTGTAGTTAACATTATTACTAAAAAAGATGTTGAAGATACTACGTTTAGTGCTCGAATTGGTACTACTACGGAAGGCGGCGGCGATGAAGGCCGCTTCCAATTAGTTACCGGCTCTGTTGGTGATGATTACAGCGTAACTTTGGCATTAGAATATCAAAAGCAAGATCCAATATTTTCTGCCGATCGCGACTTTATGGACTCAGTAGATGATGGCCCATTAGAGCGAACCGCACTGGATCGCGGTATTGTGATTGTTGATGACATGGCGCAGCGTGGTTTTTACCCAGATGATGAAGAAACTGAAGACGTTGATGAAAGCGTAAAATGGTATCGTGATCCAACCGAGCCACGCTGTTTAGCATCAGGCTCAGGTTATGAATACACTGAGCGTGTTACTGTTGCTGATGATGAAGATGATGATGATTTCGTTTGGGGTAACTATTGTGGTGTTGATCTTTCAGGCACAAAATCACTACGCAACGAACGTGAAACTGTATCGCTATACTTAAGTGGAGAGTATAACTTAACGGATGATACCAGTGCTTATGCTGATGTAATGTATTCACAACAGGATGCATTTGTGCGCGGCGGTTTCCACTTTGTTAATACCAAAATTTTAGAGCTTTTACCTGAAGGTGAAGAAGGCAATATGGCCATTCTAGAAGAAGGGGTTATTCCTGGTGATTTCGAAGGTGCAAGCCAATATGACTGGCGTACTGAGCAACGTTTATTTGCTCAACATGAACTAGGTTATAGAGACAGTACCATTGAAGATTCTGCTTTACAGGTAAATGCGGGTTTTAAAGGCGTAATTTTTGATGATTACGATTGGGAATTAGCCTTTAGTCGCAGTGAAAATACCAATGACAGATACGCTACTCTTTTAAAAGAAGAAGCAGTAAGAGCTATGTATAAAGGTGGCTACAACACCCATACTTATTGGTATGAAGAACAAGGTATAGAGCACTACGATGGTATAAACACTATTGATTTATACGCACCAGTTACCCAGGATATGCGCAATGCGTTACTTGGTACACAACTAACGGCTGCTGATTCATACTCGAATACAGTAACGGGTATTATTTCAGGTCCGGTAATGGAATTACCAGCTGGTGATATGTATTTTGCTTTGGTTACCGAATGGAACCAGCAAGGCTATGATATTGAACTTGACGAGAGAACCCTTAATGATGATGGTAATGGCTGGGATGGCGTTACTGGTACTGAAGGTGGCGGTGATCGTGAGCGTTACGCGGTTGGTCTGGAGTTACAATTCCCAATCATTGATACGTTAAGCGCGCAACTAGCGGGTCGTTATGATGAGTATGAAGATGAGACAAGTGACGTTGGTGGTCGCTTTACTCCGCAAGTAGGTATGGAATATCGTCCAACCGGTGATTTATTATTCCGCGGTAACTGGGGTAAGAGCTTTAGAGCGCCAGACATGCATCGTGTATTTGCAACTGACGGTGGCTATTACACCACTGCATACGATTACTCTACGTGTGAAGACGCTTATTACGAGCAATACAAAGATGATGATGGCGATTGGGATACACCTGTAGAAGAAATGGAAGCCTACGATCCGGCTAAATCACCGTGTATGGCACAATCGGCTAAAGGTAACAGTAAAGGCTCTAAAACTCTTAAAGAAGAAGAGGGTACAACATACGGTCTTGGTTTTGTTTGGGATATTACAGAAACATTAAATGTAACTGCTGATTGGTATGTAGTAGAAATTGAACAATCTGTAGTAAGTGAATCAATGTCGGGTATTTTACTTAATGATTACTACTGTAAAGTTCGTCAAACTGAAGATGAAGATGCAGATAACTATTACCCATTTGACGCGCAAGAGCGAGAAGATTACACCCCAGGTAGCCCACAATGTATTTCAAATGCTGAAAACATTACTCGTAAAGATGGCGGTATCGCTGGTCCACAAATTGAGTCAGTAACGACTAGCCATGTTAACTTGGCAAAAACTACAGTAGAAGGTATCGATGCAAAAGCTGCTTATCAATATTCGAGCAGTTTTGGTGATTGGTACTTCAACTTAGCTTGGACCCATACGCTTGATTCAACTTATCAAGCAGATGAAGAGAGTGAAGAAATTCATACTCGTGATAAGTGGTGGAATAAGTCAGCTCGCTCGGTTATGAATGGCTCTGTTACCTGGGTTGAAAGTGACTTATCAGTAACCTTAAGTGGTCGCAGAATTGGCTCTATTCCGATTTCTAATCCACCAAAAGAATTTAGTGATGAAGATAGTTACTATCACGAAAGCGTGCAGCGTTTAGACCCGTACTATACCTTTAATCTTACTTCTGCATATTTCGTCAGTGACGATTTTAAAGTATCAGCACAGGTTCAAAACGTATTAAACGAACAACCACCTGAAGATGTAACTGCTTACTCATGGCCATTCTACAATGGTGCATACGGCGGGGCAGCTGTAGGTCGTACGGTTTCAGCTGAAATGACTTACGTGTTCTAA